The DNA segment ATTCATCAACGGCGTTGATAAGATTATCAGCAACGAGACTCGAATGGCGCACACGCATTCCACGGCGCTGTATGTAGCGGCCACGGGGTCGGTGTACACTGCCGTTGCCGTCACTGTGGAGCGGTACATGGCTGTTAAACATCCGATCAAAGCGAGAGCTCATTGTTACGTTTTCGGGATGTGGAAGACAATTATTGGTATCTTTATTTTGTCGCTGGTCGTCAACTTGCCAAGAAATATGGACTTACATGCGATTCGGATTATCGAGACTAATACGGATTTACGGTTTAACGAGACTGGGAATTTGTATACATTTCGAAATAACGGAACTGATATGAAGTTACACACATTTCGTATTAATAATGGAACCAATATAGATTTGCATACGTTTATCGGTAACAAGACTGATGGTGATTCACATATGTTTTGGTTTAACAAGACTGACATGGATTTACGAACGGTTGGCGTTAACAAGACTACTGTAATATTTGTCGACTGTTATGACAAAAGAGGGGAATCCCAACACCGGTTTCTCTATTGTTCTCTGTTTCCAGCTGCTGGAATTCTCATTGTTCCATTCGCCATCATAGCCGTGCTTAATGTTCACATCGTCACTATAATCTCACATCGAAGACGAAAGATTATGTCATCGATGACGCCATCTTCCGACAAAGGTCGAGGACTGACTCGTGTTGCGCTGGGAATTACGTTTTGCTTTTTCGTGTTCTGCACGTTCCCCGGAGTGTACTACATAACTAGGTTTGTTGTGGGCTACAGTTTTGGCGTTTTCGATGGAATCACGGAAAGTATTTCATACACACTGCTGGTTATTAATTTTTCAACCAACTTCATTCTGTATTGCTTTCTTGGTGAAACCTTTCGGCTTGTATGTTTAGAAATGTTTTGCTGTTACACGGTCAGTGCTCATAGACAAAATAGCAAAACGAGTTCTGTAAGGATTGGTCAATATACCCAGAACTCGCTTGATAAATCTAGCATCTGAATCAAATATTATGAGACGAAATACCtcacattttatataaacagaGACAAGTTCAATGTGCATGTTGTGTCTCAGTAGTATGGTGATACGGTAACATCCATCACGGTacgtcagggccgtagctagcgggtgtgcggtgtgtgtgtgtgggcgggGGGCATCcggaaaaaaatacataaatttgaagaaaattctcttcttaaccgtttaaggagttttggACTATTTACTACTcagttgctcccccccccccccccccaaacaatcCTAGAAACGGCCCTGTACgtgtcataatatattatttacaacatcaaatgtattttgagtaatgactgaattaaaataaagaaaatacataAGTAAAGTGCATTGTCTAAATTTTGAAGAAATAGGCCATTCCATTTCTTTTCACATCTATAAGCAGAGAAGTTATAAGGGAAACGAAACATTTGCCTACTCCCTGAAGAAAAAACCCGAAACGCCTAAAAATCAAAGACAGTCTATTAGTGCTTCTCGCTGAtagaaaaattaaagtttgtcttgtttagcaaaccactagatcacattaatttagttatcatcggctattgaatgtcaaacatttggtaattttgacctatagtcttagacaaaaaatctgctacatttttgtttgtcattagtagcaatgaatcttttatatgcaccatcacatagccAGTATAGCACATGTCACGGCCagtggtataccagtcgtggtgcactggctatcaCGAGAAACAGTCACAGGGATCCTCCGATgcagatcgatcctagagcgaccgctcatcaggcgagcccattaccattgggctacgtcccgctcccggGTACGGGTAGAATGCATCGTAATACGT comes from the Gigantopelta aegis isolate Gae_Host chromosome 14, Gae_host_genome, whole genome shotgun sequence genome and includes:
- the LOC121389279 gene encoding uncharacterized protein LOC121389279 — translated: MISNNWTGHRNETLYQNASDVNDATTVLTTISVVLFWINMVIDVVGVMGNVVVIVVLAHRKIRCSTSMLLTAMGLYDSAFLIAEFINGVDKIISNETRMAHTHSTALYVAATGSVYTAVAVTVERYMAVKHPIKARAHCYVFGMWKTIIGIFILSLVVNLPRNMDLHAIRIIETNTDLRFNETGNLYTFRNNGTDMKLHTFRINNGTNIDLHTFIGNKTDGDSHMFWFNKTDMDLRTVGVNKTTVIFVDCYDKRGESQHRFLYCSLFPAAGILIVPFAIIAVLNVHIVTIISHRRRKIMSSMTPSSDKGRGLTRVALGITFCFFVFCTFPGVYYITRFVVGYSFGVFDGITESISYTLLVINFSTNFILYCFLGETFRLVCLEMFCCYTVSAHRQNSKTSSVRIGQYTQNSLDKSSI